One segment of Neoarius graeffei isolate fNeoGra1 chromosome 20, fNeoGra1.pri, whole genome shotgun sequence DNA contains the following:
- the mcrip1 gene encoding mapk-regulated corepressor-interacting protein 1 isoform X2 translates to MAHSTVTQNEGDQELLRADSTERQKVLSSTVKGRHKPIYYTMTSSSTPRMHTYKRTSSPRSPTNTGELYTPAHEENVRFIHDTWLCVLRDIKSPQNSERGPQEYVEKSPNPNLLSFTPVDLSELRRPSTQDCKKS, encoded by the exons ATGGCTCATTCCACTGTGACCCAGAATGAGGGAGACCAGGAATTGTTACGTGCTGACA GTACTGAGCGCCAGAAAGTACTGTCCAGTACAGTGAAGGGGAGACATAAGCCTATTTATTACACAATGACCAG CTCCTCTACTCCCAGAATGCATACATACAAAAGGACCTCTAGTCCTCGGTCTCCAACTAATACTGGGGAGCTCTACACCCCGGCACATGAAGAAAACGTGCGCTTTATTCATGACA CATGGTTGTGTGTTTTAAGAGATATTAAATCACCGCAGAACAGTGAACGAGGACCACAAGAATATGTAGAGAAAAGCCCAAACCCTAACTTGCTtt CCTTCACCCCAGTGGACCTGAGTGAACTCAGGAGGCCAAGCACACAGGACTGCAAGAAGTCTTAA
- the mcrip1 gene encoding mapk-regulated corepressor-interacting protein 1 isoform X1 — protein sequence MAHSTVTQNEGDQELLRADSTERQKVLSSTVKGRHKPIYYTMTSSSTPRMHTYKRTSSPRSPTNTGELYTPAHEENVRFIHDTWLCVLRDIKSPQNSERGPQEYVEKSPNPNLLFVITLLTDRGRFLCKQYRGPGPYPLQRGRETRECKKKDNSIKKTIPFSQDGKIISS from the exons ATGGCTCATTCCACTGTGACCCAGAATGAGGGAGACCAGGAATTGTTACGTGCTGACA GTACTGAGCGCCAGAAAGTACTGTCCAGTACAGTGAAGGGGAGACATAAGCCTATTTATTACACAATGACCAG CTCCTCTACTCCCAGAATGCATACATACAAAAGGACCTCTAGTCCTCGGTCTCCAACTAATACTGGGGAGCTCTACACCCCGGCACATGAAGAAAACGTGCGCTTTATTCATGACA CATGGTTGTGTGTTTTAAGAGATATTAAATCACCGCAGAACAGTGAACGAGGACCACAAGAATATGTAGAGAAAAGCCCAAACCCTAACTTGCTtt ttgtaaTTACACTGTTGACCGATAGAGGGCGCTTCCTATGCAAACAATATCGGGGCCCTGGGCCTTACCCCCTTCAGCGAGGAAGAGAGACGAGAGAgtgcaaaaaaaaagacaactcgATCAAAAAAACCATACCTTTCAGTCAAGATGGGAAGATTATCTCTTCATAG
- the mcrip1 gene encoding mapk-regulated corepressor-interacting protein 1 isoform X4 — MAHSTVTQNEGDQELLRADSTERQKVLSSTVKGRHKPIYYTMTSSSTPRMHTYKRTSSPRSPTNTGELYTPAHEENVRFIHDTWLCVLRDIKSPQNSERGPQEYVEKSPNPNLLCLSRTVQMQVYLLV, encoded by the exons ATGGCTCATTCCACTGTGACCCAGAATGAGGGAGACCAGGAATTGTTACGTGCTGACA GTACTGAGCGCCAGAAAGTACTGTCCAGTACAGTGAAGGGGAGACATAAGCCTATTTATTACACAATGACCAG CTCCTCTACTCCCAGAATGCATACATACAAAAGGACCTCTAGTCCTCGGTCTCCAACTAATACTGGGGAGCTCTACACCCCGGCACATGAAGAAAACGTGCGCTTTATTCATGACA CATGGTTGTGTGTTTTAAGAGATATTAAATCACCGCAGAACAGTGAACGAGGACCACAAGAATATGTAGAGAAAAGCCCAAACCCTAACTTGCTtt GTTTGAGTAGAACAGTACAAATGcaagtgtatctcttggtctag
- the mcrip1 gene encoding mapk-regulated corepressor-interacting protein 1 isoform X3 — MTSSSTPRMHTYKRTSSPRSPTNTGELYTPAHEENVRFIHDTWLCVLRDIKSPQNSERGPQEYVEKSPNPNLLFVITLLTDRGRFLCKQYRGPGPYPLQRGRETRECKKKDNSIKKTIPFSQDGKIISS; from the exons ATGACCAG CTCCTCTACTCCCAGAATGCATACATACAAAAGGACCTCTAGTCCTCGGTCTCCAACTAATACTGGGGAGCTCTACACCCCGGCACATGAAGAAAACGTGCGCTTTATTCATGACA CATGGTTGTGTGTTTTAAGAGATATTAAATCACCGCAGAACAGTGAACGAGGACCACAAGAATATGTAGAGAAAAGCCCAAACCCTAACTTGCTtt ttgtaaTTACACTGTTGACCGATAGAGGGCGCTTCCTATGCAAACAATATCGGGGCCCTGGGCCTTACCCCCTTCAGCGAGGAAGAGAGACGAGAGAgtgcaaaaaaaaagacaactcgATCAAAAAAACCATACCTTTCAGTCAAGATGGGAAGATTATCTCTTCATAG